From one Streptomyces sp. CA-210063 genomic stretch:
- a CDS encoding RNB domain-containing ribonuclease — MPRRHLRVKGAAEAPLRAALRALREELGVPDVFPLQVLVEAEHAAKSPRLPSYDATDIPLFTIDPPTSTDLDQAMHLSRRPGPGNGGYRVRYAIADVAAFVTPGTALDAETHHRVTTLYFPDDKVPLHPACLSEGAASLLPDHTCPAVLWTLDLDAEGRTETVDVRRALVRSRAKLNYAGVQKEIDAGTAEEPLALLKQIGQLRERLEVERGGISLTIPEQEIIEHADGKTGGDTYELAYRAPLPADGWNAQISLLTGMAAAELMLAHGTGVLRTLPAAPDGEVGRLRRTAKALRIDWPHHVSYARLVRSLDPHDPRHAAFLLECTTLLRGAHYTVFRDGNLPAITTHSAVAAPYAHCTAPLRRLVDRYTAEICLAAVAGAPTPDWVLAAFDTLPDEMVAGTRRAGRVERECVDIIEAALLRDRVGEVFEGCVVDVEEDRPTVGTVQLESPAIIGRVVGTPGGRLPLGERLRVRLTQAEPGVAKVRFVPVDPA; from the coding sequence ATGCCCCGCCGCCATCTCCGCGTCAAGGGCGCCGCCGAGGCTCCCCTGCGGGCGGCCCTGCGCGCGCTGCGCGAAGAACTCGGTGTGCCCGATGTCTTCCCGCTCCAGGTCCTCGTCGAGGCGGAGCACGCCGCGAAGTCGCCGCGCCTCCCGTCGTACGACGCCACGGACATCCCCCTCTTCACCATCGACCCTCCCACCTCCACCGACCTCGACCAGGCGATGCACCTCTCCCGGCGCCCCGGCCCGGGCAACGGCGGCTACCGCGTCCGGTACGCCATCGCCGACGTCGCCGCCTTCGTCACCCCCGGCACCGCGCTCGACGCCGAGACCCACCACCGGGTGACGACCCTCTACTTCCCCGACGACAAGGTCCCCCTCCACCCCGCCTGCCTCTCCGAGGGCGCCGCCAGCCTCCTCCCGGACCACACCTGCCCGGCGGTCCTGTGGACGCTCGACCTCGACGCGGAAGGCCGTACCGAGACCGTCGACGTCCGCCGCGCCCTGGTACGCAGCCGTGCCAAACTGAACTACGCCGGCGTCCAGAAGGAGATCGACGCGGGCACCGCCGAGGAACCACTCGCCCTGCTGAAGCAGATCGGCCAACTCCGCGAGCGCCTCGAAGTCGAACGCGGCGGCATCTCCCTCACCATCCCCGAGCAGGAGATCATCGAGCACGCCGACGGCAAAACCGGTGGTGACACCTACGAGTTGGCGTACCGCGCCCCGCTCCCCGCCGACGGCTGGAACGCCCAGATCTCCCTGCTCACCGGCATGGCCGCGGCCGAACTGATGCTGGCCCACGGCACCGGCGTCCTGCGCACGCTCCCCGCCGCCCCGGATGGCGAGGTCGGCCGCCTCCGCCGCACCGCCAAGGCCCTGCGCATCGACTGGCCGCACCACGTCTCGTACGCCCGACTGGTCCGCTCCCTCGACCCGCACGACCCCCGCCACGCCGCCTTCCTCCTGGAGTGCACGACCCTCCTGCGCGGCGCGCACTACACGGTCTTCCGCGACGGCAACCTCCCCGCCATCACCACGCACTCCGCCGTAGCCGCCCCCTACGCCCACTGCACGGCCCCCCTGCGCCGCCTCGTCGACCGCTACACCGCGGAAATCTGCCTCGCGGCGGTGGCCGGCGCCCCCACCCCCGACTGGGTCCTGGCGGCCTTCGACACCCTCCCCGACGAGATGGTGGCGGGCACCCGGCGGGCCGGACGCGTGGAGCGCGAGTGCGTGGACATCATCGAGGCGGCGCTGCTCAGGGACCGGGTGGGGGAGGTCTTCGAGGGATGCGTGGTGGACGTGGAGGAGGACCGACCCACCGTCGGAACCGTCCAGTTGGAGTCCCCGGCGATCATCGGCCGCGTAGTGGGAACCCCCGGCGGGCGGCTGCCGCTGGGGGAACGGCTGCGGGTACGGCTCACACAGGCCGAGCCGGGAGTGGCGAAGGTTCGGTTCGTTCCTGTCGATCCCGCGTGA
- a CDS encoding MerR family transcriptional regulator — translation MRIGELAAAVGVTPRTVRHYHHLGLLPEPERRPNGYRDYTLRHAVVLARIRRLTELGLGLAEVRDVLADDAGRELVEVLGELDEDLARQETAIRERRARLRVLMEDARCGRLPAEGPVSPELAALLGKFGSAPQSPMAAMDREVFALLETTTTPEVRAEMLAGLESMMAVPGAVERAHEVYALLDALADAELDDPRVTEAADLLAGLIPPDMVPPDIDDGGGSSSSAAGAGSFLRAFYADFAPAQAEAIRRTLRKLSRQLREDRR, via the coding sequence ATGCGGATCGGAGAACTCGCCGCGGCCGTCGGGGTCACCCCGCGGACCGTGCGGCACTACCACCACCTCGGGCTGCTGCCGGAGCCGGAGCGGCGGCCGAACGGATACCGGGACTACACGCTGCGGCACGCGGTCGTGCTGGCGCGGATCCGGCGGCTGACGGAGTTGGGGCTCGGGCTCGCCGAGGTGCGGGATGTGCTGGCGGACGACGCCGGGCGTGAACTGGTCGAAGTTCTTGGGGAGTTGGACGAGGATCTGGCCCGGCAGGAGACCGCGATCCGGGAGCGGCGGGCCCGGTTGCGTGTCCTGATGGAGGACGCGCGGTGCGGGCGGCTGCCGGCCGAGGGGCCCGTGTCGCCCGAACTCGCCGCGCTGTTAGGGAAGTTCGGGTCCGCGCCGCAGTCTCCGATGGCCGCCATGGATCGGGAGGTGTTCGCGCTTCTGGAGACCACCACCACACCGGAGGTGCGGGCGGAGATGCTGGCAGGGCTGGAGAGCATGATGGCGGTCCCCGGCGCGGTGGAGCGGGCGCACGAGGTGTACGCGCTGCTCGACGCGCTCGCCGACGCCGAACTCGATGATCCCCGGGTGACGGAGGCCGCCGATCTACTGGCCGGCCTCATCCCGCCGGACATGGTCCCGCCCGACATCGACGACGGCGGCGGCAGCAGCAGCAGCGCTGCCGGCGCCGGCAGCTTCCTGCGCGCCTTCTACGCCGACTTCGCCCCGGCCCAGGCGGAGGCCATCCGCCGCACGCTCCGGAAACTCAGCCGGCAACTCAGGGAGGACCGCCGATGA
- a CDS encoding Uma2 family endonuclease encodes MTAMAHEPLTQEEVLLEGFLALDTPEGFRAELVEGEIVVTPPPDGDHEDYIELIVQQVYRRSRTDMQFSGNKGLKLGKAEGCPRDHVIPDGTFVARTLRLYRGADSWMPCQGVAMVLEVTSTRPKADREVKRRCYARAGIPLYLLIDRDISEVTLLSDPREDDYRRRCTVPFGKPLALPEPFAFDLDTADFL; translated from the coding sequence ATGACTGCCATGGCCCACGAGCCGCTCACGCAGGAAGAGGTCCTGCTGGAGGGCTTTCTCGCCCTGGACACCCCGGAGGGCTTCCGGGCGGAGCTTGTCGAGGGGGAGATCGTAGTGACACCGCCGCCGGACGGGGATCACGAGGACTACATCGAGCTGATCGTGCAGCAGGTGTACAGGCGGTCCAGGACCGATATGCAGTTCTCCGGGAACAAGGGGCTGAAGCTGGGGAAGGCGGAGGGGTGCCCGAGGGACCACGTGATCCCGGACGGTACGTTCGTTGCCCGGACTCTGCGGCTCTACCGGGGTGCGGACTCCTGGATGCCCTGCCAAGGCGTCGCCATGGTGCTGGAGGTGACCTCCACCAGGCCCAAGGCCGACCGTGAGGTCAAGCGCCGCTGCTACGCCCGCGCCGGCATCCCGCTCTACCTGTTGATCGACCGCGACATCTCCGAGGTGACACTCCTCAGCGATCCCCGAGAGGACGACTACCGCCGGCGCTGCACCGTCCCCTTCGGCAAGCCGCTCGCCCTCCCCGAGCCCTTCGCCTTCGACCTGGACACGGCGGACTTCCTCTAG
- a CDS encoding helix-turn-helix domain-containing protein yields the protein MREVGGRREQTRWTRATLGRPDHPLDLLTARFDRHRYAPHTHEEFSVGVCVLGASCIDYRGGALKVGEGAIVVLAPGEPHTGESAYGTYGYRALYPAPALLTDGILGGVPHFRDPVLHDPELAAALRTAHTELSTCPDPLEAESRLPWLLTALARRHSTSGASSDRLPGADTIAVAVRDRLADELLSPPSLADLATDLGLSRYQLLRAFRTTMGMPPYAWLAQHRVSRARGLLEAGGRPAEVAGQVGFADQAHMTRWFRRVLGVTPAAYRTSVRP from the coding sequence GTGCGTGAGGTGGGCGGCAGACGTGAACAGACCCGGTGGACCCGGGCCACCCTCGGCCGCCCCGACCACCCCCTCGACCTCCTCACCGCCCGCTTCGACCGCCACCGCTACGCTCCGCACACGCACGAGGAGTTCAGCGTGGGCGTCTGCGTCCTGGGCGCCTCGTGCATCGACTACCGGGGCGGCGCCCTCAAGGTCGGCGAGGGCGCGATAGTCGTCCTGGCCCCCGGCGAACCGCACACCGGCGAATCGGCCTACGGCACCTACGGCTACCGCGCCCTCTACCCGGCCCCCGCCCTCCTCACCGACGGCATCCTCGGCGGCGTCCCGCACTTCCGCGACCCCGTCCTCCACGACCCCGAGCTGGCGGCCGCCCTACGCACCGCACACACCGAGCTGAGCACCTGCCCCGACCCCCTGGAGGCCGAGTCCCGCCTCCCCTGGCTGCTCACGGCCCTGGCCCGCCGCCACTCCACGTCCGGCGCGAGCTCCGACAGGCTTCCGGGCGCCGACACCATCGCCGTCGCCGTACGAGACCGCCTGGCCGACGAACTCCTCTCCCCGCCCTCCCTCGCCGACCTCGCCACCGACCTGGGCCTCTCCCGCTACCAACTCCTCCGAGCCTTCCGTACGACGATGGGCATGCCCCCGTACGCCTGGCTGGCCCAGCACCGGGTGAGCCGTGCCCGCGGGTTGCTGGAGGCGGGCGGCCGCCCGGCGGAGGTGGCCGGTCAGGTGGGCTTCGCGGACCAGGCGCACATGACGCGATGGTTCAGGAGGGTGCTGGGGGTGACGCCGGCGGCGTATCGGACGAGCGTGCGGCCGTAG